One region of Culex pipiens pallens isolate TS chromosome 2, TS_CPP_V2, whole genome shotgun sequence genomic DNA includes:
- the LOC120422791 gene encoding LOW QUALITY PROTEIN: DNA-directed RNA polymerases I and III subunit RPAC1 (The sequence of the model RefSeq protein was modified relative to this genomic sequence to represent the inferred CDS: substituted 1 base at 1 genomic stop codon): MPEAMERLPEKPRIYLEEYKLKQDANDYGLADDFWDFERFKRQLQIVVVRYEENELEFDMIGVSPAIANAFRRLMLSEVPSMAIEKVHIYNNTSIIQDEVLAHRLGLIPLKADPRLFEYKTNEGDAANAQDTLEFELKVKCTKKNKDSTEVTNNDSMYKNHSIYSGQIKWVPVGNQASIYKEADVGPIDDDILISRMRPGHEFDIKLFAVKGVGKDHAKFSPVATASYRLLPEIHLKRPVVGNXALLLQKCFSPGVIEIDKDDQAYVKDARYDSCSRNVYRYPQLADSVTMSRVRNHFIFNVESLGALKPDVIFVEAAKVLKKKCKMFLDEIKGN, from the coding sequence ATGCCCGAAGCGATGGAACGGTTGCCGGAAAAGCCTCGAATCTACTTGGAAGAGTACAAGCTGAAGCAGGACGCGAACGATTATGGGCTAGCGGACGATTTCTGGGACTTTGAGCGGTTCAAGAGGCAGCTGCAGATTGTGGTCGTGCGATACGAGGAAAACGAGCTGGAATTCGACATGATCGGAGTGAGTCCGGCGATTGCGAACGCGTTCCGGCGGTTGATGCTGAGCGAGGTGCCGAGTATGGCCATCGAGAAGGTGCACATCTACAACAACACTTCGATCATCCAGGACGAGGTGCTCGCGCACCGGCTTGGGTTGATTCCGTTGAAGGCGGATCCGCGCCTGTTTGAGTATAAAACCAACGAGGGCGATGCGGCCAACGCGCAGGACACGCTGGAGTTTGAGCTGAAGGTCAAGTGCACCAAGAAGAACAAAGACTCGACCGAGGTGACCAACAACGACAGCATGTACAAGAACCACAGCATCTATTCCGGCCAGATCAAGTGGGTTCCGGTGGGCAACCAGGCGTCCATCTACAAGGAAGCCGACGTGGGACCGATCGACGACGACATCCTGATCAGTCGAATGAGACCGGGCCACGAGTTCGACATCAAACTGTTCGCCGTGAAGGGAGTCGGCAAGGATCACGCCAAGTTCTCGCCGGTGGCCACCGCTTCGTACCGGCTGCTGCCGGAGATCCACCTGAAGCGACCGGTCGTCGGAAACTAAGCGCTGCTGCTGCAAAAGTGCTTTTCGCCTGGGGTGATCGAAATCGACAAGGACGACCAAGCGTACGTGAAGGACGCCCGGTACGACAGCTGCAGCCGGAACGTGTACCGGTATCCGCAGCTGGCGGACAGTGTCACGATGAGTCGTGTCCGGAACCACTTTATCTTCAACGTGGAGTCGCTCGGGGCGCTCAAACCGGACGTGATCTTCGTCGAAGCCGCAAAAGTGCTCAAGAAGAAGTGCAAGATGTTTTTGGATGAAATTAAAGGAAACTAA
- the LOC120422783 gene encoding adenylyl cyclase-associated protein 1 isoform X2, with product MMDWVELGWVGSSRVWKPKYKGEKKHIKNIYREKVISNNSNENSVSNQFSFSSNKESKKKRDRKTRYANTTLFRPSVHVCAGYSCVICLHSYFQLYDHSKCGGVVVTRVNIPKRGSRSAQSFLKDCDPDFKPSSSRELEHLIDRLQRIVDRLERTVSARELEETRRILKDVCNAGKQVVGTSGSNTEENNTTGTGTEEDDKLLDSNCSANDNDLPTVLPSTPPPSASYLHQQLDSLEATLFPELTPTTAAKEEDDVLPTVLAQVVLDNTNNSPSNSNDQRHHHSVLEPDFPPPPPVFCNEPPPPPRTSTMSVNAYEDILLGSLANFLALSAKIGGDVAAQADLVKQAFDVQFAFVRTAADSAAPATADLQNLLKPTSDQISAIQSYREKHRTSPFFNHLSAISESIPALGWVCVAPTPGPYVKEMNDAGQFYTNRVLKDWKEKDSKHVEWARAWVQTLTELQAFIKQHHTTGLVWAGKNKATAGGAGAPPPPPPCGLPPPPPVMPMADLSIAGGAGDDRNALFAQINQGADITKGLKKVTSDMQTHKNPGLRSGPAPYKAPSSISNGSATKAVAAPAAKPPTFVRDGKKWLIEYQKGNTGLLVEDAEMNNVVYMFRCENSTLQIKGKINSVVMDSCKKCSLVFDSLVASAEFVNCQSVQMQVLGKVPTISIDKTDGCQMYLSADSLAVEIVSSKSSEMNVMIPKGTNGDYTEQPIPEQFKTLIKGQSLNTTCVESLG from the exons CAAACCAGTTTAGTTTTTCCAGTAATaaagaaagcaagaaaaaaagggATAGGAAAACTCGATACGCAAACACGACACTTTTCCGTCCGTCCGTCCATGTTTGTGCTGGTTATTCGTGTGTAATCTGTTTACACAGCTACTTCCAGTTATATGACCATTCCAAGTGTGGTGGCGTGGTGGTCACCCGAGTAAACATCCCCAAAAGAGGAAGTAGGAGTGCGCAATCCTTTTTAAAAG ATTGTGATCCCGACTTCAAACCTTCGTCATCCCGTGAGCTCGAGCACCTGATCGACCGTCTGCAGCGAATAGTTGACCGCCTGGAACGTACCGTATCGGCACGTGAACTCGAAGAAACGCGTCGCATCCTGAAAGACGTTTGTAACGCCGGAAAGCAGGTTGTAGGCACGTCCGGAAGTAACACCGAGGAGAACAACACCACCGGAACCGGCACCGAGGAGGACGACAAACTGCTCGACTCCAACTGTTCGGCCAACGACAACGATCTGCCCACGGTTCTTCCCTCAACGCCACCCCCGTCAGCGTCCTACCTGCACCAACAGCTGGACAGTCTCGAGGCGACCTTGTTCCCCGAACTCACTCCGACAACCGCCGCCAAGGAAGAAGACGACGTTCTGCCAACGGTCCTCGCGCAAGTAGTACTAGATAACACAAATAATAGCCCTAGCAATAGTAACGATCAACGGCACCACCATTCAGTATTAGAACCGGATTTTCCCCCACCGCCGCCCGTTTTCTGCAACGAACCACCTCCTCCCCCAAGGACGTCGACAATGAGTGTGAACGCGTACGAGGACATTCTGCTCGGCTCGCTGGCCAACTTCCTGGCGCTGTCGGCCAAGATCGGTGGCGATGTGGCCGCGCAGGCCGACCTGGTCAAGCAGGCGTTTGa CGTGCAGTTCGCGTTCGTGCGCACCGCCGCCGACTCGGCCGCCCCGGCTACCGCCGATCTGCAGAACCTGCTGAAGCCAACGTCGGACCAGATCTCCGCCATCCAGAGCTACCGCgagaagcaccgcacttctccGTTCTTCAACCACCTGTCCGCCATCAGCGAGAGCATCCCCGCCCTGGGATGGGTCTGCGTGGCGCCCACTCCCGGACCGTACGTCAAGGAGATGAACGACGCCGGCCAGTTCTACACGAACCGCGTGCTCAAGGACTGGAAGGAGAAGGACTCGAAGCACGTTGAGTGGGCCCGGGCGTGGGTCCAGACGCTGACCGAACTGCAGGCGTTCATCAAGCAGCACCACACGACCGGACTGGTGTGGGCAGGCAAGAACAAAGCGACCGCCGGAGGTGCTGGAGCtcctccaccaccaccaccatgcgGTCTGCCGCCACCACCGCCGGTCATGCCGATGGCCGATCTGTCCATCGCGGGGGGCGCCGGAGACGATCGGAATGCGCTGTTTGCTCAAATCAACCAGGGCGCGGACATCACCAAGG GACTTAAAAAGGTCACGTCCGACATGCAGACCCACAAGAACCCCGGTCTGCGCTCCGGACCGGCCCCGTACAAGGCACCATCGAGTATTAGCAACGGCTCGGCGACGAAGGCGGTGGCCGCTCCGGCGGCCAAACCACCGACGTTTGTTCGCGACGGCAAGAAGTGGCTCATCGAGTACCAGAAGGGCAACACCGGCCTCCTGGTCGAGGACGCCGAGATGAACAATGTG GTGTACATGTTCCGTTGCGAGAACTCGACCCTCCAGATCAAGGGCAAAATCAACAGCGTTGTGATGGACTCGTGCAAGAAGTGTTCGCTCGTCTTCGACAGTCTGGTCGCGTCGGCCGAGTTTGTCAACTGCCAGAGCGTCCAGATGCAG GTCCTTGGCAAGGTTCCCACCATCTCCATCGACAAGACGGACGGCTGCCAGATGTATCTGTCGGCGGACTCGCTCGCAGTGGAGATCGTCAGCTCCAAGTCGTCGGAGATGAACGTGATGATCCCGAAGGGCACGAACGGTGATTAT ACGGAACAACCCATCCCGGAGCAGTTCAAGACGTTGATCAAGGGCCAAAGCTTGAACACCACCTGCGTGGAGAGTCTTGGTTAA
- the LOC120422788 gene encoding dolichyl-diphosphooligosaccharide--protein glycosyltransferase subunit 1, which translates to MARAVLALAAILATLGCAAAAIDVEIENKNVDRTIDLTSQLVKISYKITLEHKSKKPITSYLFIVPNDERELLAFISAKDSAKKELKLVETASPKGATFSMTLPPAAGVANPVVYIETVFTKSLRPYPTSIAQTERQLVQYFGNAYVYSPFKTVTQKTTVHLSSRNVESYTQFKPAVHSDTTVTYGPYDNVAAFSTEPITVHFENYTPFMTVTRLERVIEVSHWGNIAVEETIDIVHSGAALKGAFSRYDYQKDSRPNQACVKSYKTLLPASATGVYYRDTNGNISTSAMRVLKDSVELDLRPRFPLFGGWKTHYTLGYNVPSFEYLFQNGDNFLLKMRVVDHIFDDMVVDEVTTKIILPEGCTNVKLIAPYSVTRNPDTLHYTYLDTFGRPVISFSKKNVVENHIGDFNLKYNFSRVMMLQEPLLVVGFLYVLFVLVIIWMRLDFSIIKEKEQHLHKD; encoded by the exons ATGGCACGAGCGGTGCTCGCGCTGGCAGCGATTCTCGCCACTTTGGGGTGTGCCGCGGCCGCCATCGACGtggaaatcgaaaacaaaaatgttgaccGCACCATCGATCTCACCTCGCAGCTcgtgaaaatttcctacaaaattACGCTCGAGCACAAGAGCAAGAAGCCCATCACCAGCTATCTGTTTATCGTGCCGAATGACGAGCGCGAGCTGCTGGCCTTCATCTCCGCCAAGGATTCAGCCAAGAAGGAGCTGAAACTGGTGGAAACCGCTTCGCCGAAGGGGGCCACCTTCTCGATGACGCTGCCGCCGGCGGCCGGCGTCGCAAATCCGGTCGTGTACATCGAGACCGTGTTCACCAAGTCGCTGCGGCCGTACCCGACGTCGATCGCCCAGACGGAACGCCAGCTGGTGCAGTACTTTGGCAACGCGTACGTCTACTCGCCGTTCAAGACCGTCACGCAAAAGACCACGGTCCATCTGAGCTCGCGGAACGTCGAAAGCTACACCCAGTTCAAGCCGGCGGTGCACTCGGACACGACCGTCACGTACGGACCGTACGATAATGTTGCGG CCTTCTCCACCGAACCCATCACCGTCCACTTCGAAAACTACACCCCCTTCATGACCGTCACCCGGCTCGAGCGCGTCATCGAAGTGTCCCACTGGGGCAACATTGCCGTCGAGGAAACCATCGACATTGTCCACTCGGGGGCCGCCCTCAAGGGTGCCTTCTCGCGCTACGACTACCAGAAGGATTCCCGCCCCAACCAGGCCTGCGTCAAATCGTACAAAACCCTACTGCCGGCGTCCGCCACCGGCGTCTACTACCGGGACACCAACGGAAACATCAGCACGTCGGCGATGCGCGTCCTGAAAGACTCGGTCGAGCTGGATCTGCGCCCACGCTTCCCTCTATTCGGCGGCTGGAAGACCCACTACACCCTGGGCTACAACGTCCCGAGCTTCGAGTATCTGTTCCAGAACGGAGACAACTTCCTGCTCAAGATGCGCGTCGTCGATCACATCTTTGACGACATGGTCGTGGACGAAGTAACCACCAAGATCATCCTGCCGGAGGGTTGCACCAACGTGAAGCTAATCGCGCCGTACTCGGTCACGCGCAACCCCGACACGCTCCATTACACCTACCTGGACACGTTCGGCCGGCCGGTGATCTCGTTCAGCAAGAAAAACGTCGTCGAAAACCACATCGGTGACTTTAACCTCAAGTACAACTTTAGCCGCGTCATGATGCTGCAGGAACCGCTGCTCGTGGTCGGCTTCTTGTACGTCCTCTTCGTGCTTGTCATAATCTGGATGCGGCTGGACTTTTCCATCATCAAGGAGAAGGAGCAGCACCTCCACAAAGACTAA
- the LOC120422783 gene encoding adenylyl cyclase-associated protein 1 isoform X5, giving the protein MSVNAYEDILLGSLANFLALSAKIGGDVAAQADLVKQAFDVQFAFVRTAADSAAPATADLQNLLKPTSDQISAIQSYREKHRTSPFFNHLSAISESIPALGWVCVAPTPGPYVKEMNDAGQFYTNRVLKDWKEKDSKHVEWARAWVQTLTELQAFIKQHHTTGLVWAGKNKATAGGAGAPPPPPPCGLPPPPPVMPMADLSIAGGAGDDRNALFAQINQGADITKGLKKVTSDMQTHKNPGLRSGPAPYKAPSSISNGSATKAVAAPAAKPPTFVRDGKKWLIEYQKGNTGLLVEDAEMNNVVYMFRCENSTLQIKGKINSVVMDSCKKCSLVFDSLVASAEFVNCQSVQMQVLGKVPTISIDKTDGCQMYLSADSLAVEIVSSKSSEMNVMIPKGTNGDYTEQPIPEQFKTLIKGQSLNTTCVESLG; this is encoded by the exons ATGAGTGTGAACGCGTACGAGGACATTCTGCTCGGCTCGCTGGCCAACTTCCTGGCGCTGTCGGCCAAGATCGGTGGCGATGTGGCCGCGCAGGCCGACCTGGTCAAGCAGGCGTTTGa CGTGCAGTTCGCGTTCGTGCGCACCGCCGCCGACTCGGCCGCCCCGGCTACCGCCGATCTGCAGAACCTGCTGAAGCCAACGTCGGACCAGATCTCCGCCATCCAGAGCTACCGCgagaagcaccgcacttctccGTTCTTCAACCACCTGTCCGCCATCAGCGAGAGCATCCCCGCCCTGGGATGGGTCTGCGTGGCGCCCACTCCCGGACCGTACGTCAAGGAGATGAACGACGCCGGCCAGTTCTACACGAACCGCGTGCTCAAGGACTGGAAGGAGAAGGACTCGAAGCACGTTGAGTGGGCCCGGGCGTGGGTCCAGACGCTGACCGAACTGCAGGCGTTCATCAAGCAGCACCACACGACCGGACTGGTGTGGGCAGGCAAGAACAAAGCGACCGCCGGAGGTGCTGGAGCtcctccaccaccaccaccatgcgGTCTGCCGCCACCACCGCCGGTCATGCCGATGGCCGATCTGTCCATCGCGGGGGGCGCCGGAGACGATCGGAATGCGCTGTTTGCTCAAATCAACCAGGGCGCGGACATCACCAAGG GACTTAAAAAGGTCACGTCCGACATGCAGACCCACAAGAACCCCGGTCTGCGCTCCGGACCGGCCCCGTACAAGGCACCATCGAGTATTAGCAACGGCTCGGCGACGAAGGCGGTGGCCGCTCCGGCGGCCAAACCACCGACGTTTGTTCGCGACGGCAAGAAGTGGCTCATCGAGTACCAGAAGGGCAACACCGGCCTCCTGGTCGAGGACGCCGAGATGAACAATGTG GTGTACATGTTCCGTTGCGAGAACTCGACCCTCCAGATCAAGGGCAAAATCAACAGCGTTGTGATGGACTCGTGCAAGAAGTGTTCGCTCGTCTTCGACAGTCTGGTCGCGTCGGCCGAGTTTGTCAACTGCCAGAGCGTCCAGATGCAG GTCCTTGGCAAGGTTCCCACCATCTCCATCGACAAGACGGACGGCTGCCAGATGTATCTGTCGGCGGACTCGCTCGCAGTGGAGATCGTCAGCTCCAAGTCGTCGGAGATGAACGTGATGATCCCGAAGGGCACGAACGGTGATTAT ACGGAACAACCCATCCCGGAGCAGTTCAAGACGTTGATCAAGGGCCAAAGCTTGAACACCACCTGCGTGGAGAGTCTTGGTTAA
- the LOC120422783 gene encoding adenylyl cyclase-associated protein 1 isoform X4, translating to MGHSLSVCFGRTLVINDVKNCANPDCDPDFKPSSSRELEHLIDRLQRIVDRLERTVSARELEETRRILKDVCNAGKQVVGTSGSNTEENNTTGTGTEEDDKLLDSNCSANDNDLPTVLPSTPPPSASYLHQQLDSLEATLFPELTPTTAAKEEDDVLPTVLAQVVLDNTNNSPSNSNDQRHHHSVLEPDFPPPPPVFCNEPPPPPRTSTMSVNAYEDILLGSLANFLALSAKIGGDVAAQADLVKQAFDVQFAFVRTAADSAAPATADLQNLLKPTSDQISAIQSYREKHRTSPFFNHLSAISESIPALGWVCVAPTPGPYVKEMNDAGQFYTNRVLKDWKEKDSKHVEWARAWVQTLTELQAFIKQHHTTGLVWAGKNKATAGGAGAPPPPPPCGLPPPPPVMPMADLSIAGGAGDDRNALFAQINQGADITKGLKKVTSDMQTHKNPGLRSGPAPYKAPSSISNGSATKAVAAPAAKPPTFVRDGKKWLIEYQKGNTGLLVEDAEMNNVVYMFRCENSTLQIKGKINSVVMDSCKKCSLVFDSLVASAEFVNCQSVQMQVLGKVPTISIDKTDGCQMYLSADSLAVEIVSSKSSEMNVMIPKGTNGDYTEQPIPEQFKTLIKGQSLNTTCVESLG from the exons ATTGTGATCCCGACTTCAAACCTTCGTCATCCCGTGAGCTCGAGCACCTGATCGACCGTCTGCAGCGAATAGTTGACCGCCTGGAACGTACCGTATCGGCACGTGAACTCGAAGAAACGCGTCGCATCCTGAAAGACGTTTGTAACGCCGGAAAGCAGGTTGTAGGCACGTCCGGAAGTAACACCGAGGAGAACAACACCACCGGAACCGGCACCGAGGAGGACGACAAACTGCTCGACTCCAACTGTTCGGCCAACGACAACGATCTGCCCACGGTTCTTCCCTCAACGCCACCCCCGTCAGCGTCCTACCTGCACCAACAGCTGGACAGTCTCGAGGCGACCTTGTTCCCCGAACTCACTCCGACAACCGCCGCCAAGGAAGAAGACGACGTTCTGCCAACGGTCCTCGCGCAAGTAGTACTAGATAACACAAATAATAGCCCTAGCAATAGTAACGATCAACGGCACCACCATTCAGTATTAGAACCGGATTTTCCCCCACCGCCGCCCGTTTTCTGCAACGAACCACCTCCTCCCCCAAGGACGTCGACAATGAGTGTGAACGCGTACGAGGACATTCTGCTCGGCTCGCTGGCCAACTTCCTGGCGCTGTCGGCCAAGATCGGTGGCGATGTGGCCGCGCAGGCCGACCTGGTCAAGCAGGCGTTTGa CGTGCAGTTCGCGTTCGTGCGCACCGCCGCCGACTCGGCCGCCCCGGCTACCGCCGATCTGCAGAACCTGCTGAAGCCAACGTCGGACCAGATCTCCGCCATCCAGAGCTACCGCgagaagcaccgcacttctccGTTCTTCAACCACCTGTCCGCCATCAGCGAGAGCATCCCCGCCCTGGGATGGGTCTGCGTGGCGCCCACTCCCGGACCGTACGTCAAGGAGATGAACGACGCCGGCCAGTTCTACACGAACCGCGTGCTCAAGGACTGGAAGGAGAAGGACTCGAAGCACGTTGAGTGGGCCCGGGCGTGGGTCCAGACGCTGACCGAACTGCAGGCGTTCATCAAGCAGCACCACACGACCGGACTGGTGTGGGCAGGCAAGAACAAAGCGACCGCCGGAGGTGCTGGAGCtcctccaccaccaccaccatgcgGTCTGCCGCCACCACCGCCGGTCATGCCGATGGCCGATCTGTCCATCGCGGGGGGCGCCGGAGACGATCGGAATGCGCTGTTTGCTCAAATCAACCAGGGCGCGGACATCACCAAGG GACTTAAAAAGGTCACGTCCGACATGCAGACCCACAAGAACCCCGGTCTGCGCTCCGGACCGGCCCCGTACAAGGCACCATCGAGTATTAGCAACGGCTCGGCGACGAAGGCGGTGGCCGCTCCGGCGGCCAAACCACCGACGTTTGTTCGCGACGGCAAGAAGTGGCTCATCGAGTACCAGAAGGGCAACACCGGCCTCCTGGTCGAGGACGCCGAGATGAACAATGTG GTGTACATGTTCCGTTGCGAGAACTCGACCCTCCAGATCAAGGGCAAAATCAACAGCGTTGTGATGGACTCGTGCAAGAAGTGTTCGCTCGTCTTCGACAGTCTGGTCGCGTCGGCCGAGTTTGTCAACTGCCAGAGCGTCCAGATGCAG GTCCTTGGCAAGGTTCCCACCATCTCCATCGACAAGACGGACGGCTGCCAGATGTATCTGTCGGCGGACTCGCTCGCAGTGGAGATCGTCAGCTCCAAGTCGTCGGAGATGAACGTGATGATCCCGAAGGGCACGAACGGTGATTAT ACGGAACAACCCATCCCGGAGCAGTTCAAGACGTTGATCAAGGGCCAAAGCTTGAACACCACCTGCGTGGAGAGTCTTGGTTAA
- the LOC120422783 gene encoding adenylyl cyclase-associated protein 1 isoform X3 has protein sequence MMDWVELGWVGSSRVWKPKYKGEKKHIKNIYREKVISNNSNENSVYCDPDFKPSSSRELEHLIDRLQRIVDRLERTVSARELEETRRILKDVCNAGKQVVGTSGSNTEENNTTGTGTEEDDKLLDSNCSANDNDLPTVLPSTPPPSASYLHQQLDSLEATLFPELTPTTAAKEEDDVLPTVLAQVVLDNTNNSPSNSNDQRHHHSVLEPDFPPPPPVFCNEPPPPPRTSTMSVNAYEDILLGSLANFLALSAKIGGDVAAQADLVKQAFDVQFAFVRTAADSAAPATADLQNLLKPTSDQISAIQSYREKHRTSPFFNHLSAISESIPALGWVCVAPTPGPYVKEMNDAGQFYTNRVLKDWKEKDSKHVEWARAWVQTLTELQAFIKQHHTTGLVWAGKNKATAGGAGAPPPPPPCGLPPPPPVMPMADLSIAGGAGDDRNALFAQINQGADITKGLKKVTSDMQTHKNPGLRSGPAPYKAPSSISNGSATKAVAAPAAKPPTFVRDGKKWLIEYQKGNTGLLVEDAEMNNVVYMFRCENSTLQIKGKINSVVMDSCKKCSLVFDSLVASAEFVNCQSVQMQVLGKVPTISIDKTDGCQMYLSADSLAVEIVSSKSSEMNVMIPKGTNGDYTEQPIPEQFKTLIKGQSLNTTCVESLG, from the exons ATTGTGATCCCGACTTCAAACCTTCGTCATCCCGTGAGCTCGAGCACCTGATCGACCGTCTGCAGCGAATAGTTGACCGCCTGGAACGTACCGTATCGGCACGTGAACTCGAAGAAACGCGTCGCATCCTGAAAGACGTTTGTAACGCCGGAAAGCAGGTTGTAGGCACGTCCGGAAGTAACACCGAGGAGAACAACACCACCGGAACCGGCACCGAGGAGGACGACAAACTGCTCGACTCCAACTGTTCGGCCAACGACAACGATCTGCCCACGGTTCTTCCCTCAACGCCACCCCCGTCAGCGTCCTACCTGCACCAACAGCTGGACAGTCTCGAGGCGACCTTGTTCCCCGAACTCACTCCGACAACCGCCGCCAAGGAAGAAGACGACGTTCTGCCAACGGTCCTCGCGCAAGTAGTACTAGATAACACAAATAATAGCCCTAGCAATAGTAACGATCAACGGCACCACCATTCAGTATTAGAACCGGATTTTCCCCCACCGCCGCCCGTTTTCTGCAACGAACCACCTCCTCCCCCAAGGACGTCGACAATGAGTGTGAACGCGTACGAGGACATTCTGCTCGGCTCGCTGGCCAACTTCCTGGCGCTGTCGGCCAAGATCGGTGGCGATGTGGCCGCGCAGGCCGACCTGGTCAAGCAGGCGTTTGa CGTGCAGTTCGCGTTCGTGCGCACCGCCGCCGACTCGGCCGCCCCGGCTACCGCCGATCTGCAGAACCTGCTGAAGCCAACGTCGGACCAGATCTCCGCCATCCAGAGCTACCGCgagaagcaccgcacttctccGTTCTTCAACCACCTGTCCGCCATCAGCGAGAGCATCCCCGCCCTGGGATGGGTCTGCGTGGCGCCCACTCCCGGACCGTACGTCAAGGAGATGAACGACGCCGGCCAGTTCTACACGAACCGCGTGCTCAAGGACTGGAAGGAGAAGGACTCGAAGCACGTTGAGTGGGCCCGGGCGTGGGTCCAGACGCTGACCGAACTGCAGGCGTTCATCAAGCAGCACCACACGACCGGACTGGTGTGGGCAGGCAAGAACAAAGCGACCGCCGGAGGTGCTGGAGCtcctccaccaccaccaccatgcgGTCTGCCGCCACCACCGCCGGTCATGCCGATGGCCGATCTGTCCATCGCGGGGGGCGCCGGAGACGATCGGAATGCGCTGTTTGCTCAAATCAACCAGGGCGCGGACATCACCAAGG GACTTAAAAAGGTCACGTCCGACATGCAGACCCACAAGAACCCCGGTCTGCGCTCCGGACCGGCCCCGTACAAGGCACCATCGAGTATTAGCAACGGCTCGGCGACGAAGGCGGTGGCCGCTCCGGCGGCCAAACCACCGACGTTTGTTCGCGACGGCAAGAAGTGGCTCATCGAGTACCAGAAGGGCAACACCGGCCTCCTGGTCGAGGACGCCGAGATGAACAATGTG GTGTACATGTTCCGTTGCGAGAACTCGACCCTCCAGATCAAGGGCAAAATCAACAGCGTTGTGATGGACTCGTGCAAGAAGTGTTCGCTCGTCTTCGACAGTCTGGTCGCGTCGGCCGAGTTTGTCAACTGCCAGAGCGTCCAGATGCAG GTCCTTGGCAAGGTTCCCACCATCTCCATCGACAAGACGGACGGCTGCCAGATGTATCTGTCGGCGGACTCGCTCGCAGTGGAGATCGTCAGCTCCAAGTCGTCGGAGATGAACGTGATGATCCCGAAGGGCACGAACGGTGATTAT ACGGAACAACCCATCCCGGAGCAGTTCAAGACGTTGATCAAGGGCCAAAGCTTGAACACCACCTGCGTGGAGAGTCTTGGTTAA